CGAGGATGTGGACGCGCTCGGGAGCCACGCCTACCTCGCGGGAGGGCAGGCGGGCCTCTACGTCGCGGATCTTCGGGACCCAGCGGCGCCGGCCATGGTCAGCATCACGCGGCCGACCAAGTACGGCTACGCCATCCGGGCCGTCGGCACCCCCTCGCATGGCAGCGTGGTCGACATCGCCTTCCTGGTCGAGGGAACAGAAGGGATCACCTCCTACAACATAAGCGATCCCGCGAACGTGACCTCGCTGGAGCAGGGGAGCGACGCTCGCGACGCCGAGAACATGGTGATCGAGATGTCCGGCGATCCGGAGAAGCCCTACGTGGTCTACGTGGCGGACAGCTATCACGGGATCCTCGTCTTCGAGTCCGATCCGATCGCCCCCGGGATCTTCACGAACCGCATCCAGGCTTACACGCGCGGTGTGGCCAAGGCGGTCGACGCCGCCGACGGGTTCGTCTATGTGGCGGACGACGAGATGGGCGTGGCGGTCGTCGACGCGAGGGTCAGGATCATCCATCTGGTCAAGCTCGTCTCCTATGCGGATACGCCGGGCAACGCCCGGGACCTGATCGTGAAGGACGGCTACGTCTACGTGGCCGATGGACTGAACGGACTCGAGGTGATGGAGATCCAGATCGGCGATGACGGAATCCCGGCGCCCGTGCCCGCGGCGCATCTGGCCCTCGCGGGGTACTGCCGCTCGATCGCAGCGCGCGGCAACCGCGTCTACCTGGCCGCGCAGGACGGCGGGGTCCACGTCGTGGACGTGTCCGACCCCCGCAATCCGCGCCTGGCGGGGACTATCGTCACGACCTATGCGATGGGCGTGGCCGTCATGGAGTCCGGGATCGTCCTGGCGGCCGACAAGGCCGAGGGACTGATCGTGATGGGAGGCGAGGTGCCCTCCGTTCTCGATACGACGCCCCCGGCGAAGATCGTCGACCTCTCGGCGGAGCCAGTGGGATCAAGCAGCATGCGGCTGACCTGGCACGCGACGGGGAACGATCACTACGCAGGGATCGCCTCGCAGTACGACGTGCGCTTCGCGCGCGCGCCGATCACGCCGGAGACCTGGGAGGCCGCGGAGAAGGCGTCGGACGAGCCTCTCCCCTCGCGCGCGGGCACGCCCGAGACCTGCGTCGTCGCCGGCCTCGAGAAGGAGACCGGCTACTACTTCGCCCTCAAGTCCGGCGATGCCTCCTCGAACTGGTCTATGCTCTCGAACGTGGTATCCGACACGACCCTCGGCGGCACCGCGATCACGAACGGCTCGGTCGCGCCGCGCGCGGGCACCCCGAGCACATCGTTCACATTCAGAGTCACCTACTTCGATGGCGACGGCGATGTCCCGACCGTCTCGGATGTGCTGATCGACGGCGAGAGGCACGCAATGGCCCTGGTTGGCGGAGACCCTGCGGAGGCCGCCCTCTACGAGTTCACGACCACGCTGCCGAAGGGCGTCCACTCCTACTCCTTCGAGTTCAACGACGGGCACGGGAACACGGCGACGCTCGACGCCGTCCAGGGACCCTGGGTGGGAGATGAGGTCTTGGTGATGGGGAGTCCGCTTGGCGAGATGGGGCGCGATCCGGACGAACTCCAGCGCACGGTCGTCTTTTCGCGCGGCGTCCAGATCGAGGATCACGAAGTGACGCAGCTCGAGTACCGGACGACGATGGGGACGAACCCGTCCCGCTGGGTTGGAGACAGCCGTCCGGTCGAGAATGTGACCTGGTACGACGCCGTGCGGTACTGCAACGAGCGCTCCATCGACGAGAGCCTGGAGCCGGCGTACGAGATCAATGGCGAGACGGTCACGTGGAATCCCGAGGCCGACGGATATCGCCTCCCGACCGAGGCGGAGTGGGAGAGGGCGTGCCGCGCGGGGAGCTCGACCGCCTTCGCGACGGGAGGGATCAGCTTCGAGTATTGCGAGCTGGACGCCGTCCTCGATGCCCTGGGCTGGTACTGCGGCAACGCCGGGGCGGGGACCCACGATGTGAAGACCAAGCAGGCGAACGCGTGGGGCCTGTACGACATGCACGGGAATGTCTGGGAATGGTGCTGGGATTGGTATGAGGAGACGCCGGCGGAGGTCTCGTTCGACGGCGGTCCCCCCTCGGGCATGCAGCGGGTGATCCGCGGCGGCTCCTGGTACTACTACGCCCGCGATTGCCGCTCGGCCTCCCGCGGCGTCTACTGGCCCAACTCGAGGGACGATGTCGTCGGGTTCCGCGTCGCGAGGACGGCTCCGTAGGCTGAGCCTGAGCGGTTACGGGCCCGATGGCCCCGAGCGAGCGCGGGCTTCCGCCAGGCAGCTCATCGCGAGGGCGCGGTAGTCGGGATCCGTTTCCAGCAGAAGCCCCTTCTCGATCTGGCCGATCGCCTCGCGGATCTGCCCCTTGTGCAAGAGCGCCTGCCCCAGGAAGAGGTAGGTCCTGGGGAATGAGGGATCGAGCGCGAGCGCGCGGCGGAAGCAGTCGATCGCATCATTGTCCTTGCCGGCCCTGAAGAGAAGCACCCCGAGGCTGTGGAGCGCCTTGCCGTGATCCGGCCTGAGCTCGAGGGCCCTCACGTACGATTCGGCCGCTTCCTTGAAGCGTCCCGAGACGAAGTGGAGATTCCCCAGCTCGCTGTGCCCGTCGGCGAGCAGGGGATTGGCGGCGATCGACTTCCGGTAGTACCGCTCCGCCAGCCGCGTCTCCTGTCCCGCGAGCGTCGTGTCCGCCGCGACCTGGGCCCTCTGGAAGTGCGCGATCCCGAGCATGAGATCGAGATCCGCCGCGTAGTCGAGCTTCTCCTCGCAGAAAGGACCGGGCAGGGAGGAGACGAGCGTCACCGCGGCGATCGAGGCCGCGCTCGCGAGCAAAGCCTTGGTCCTGCGCGCGCGCGCCATCTCGATCAGGCGAAGGATTCCGCCGGCGGCGAGGATGGACAGGACGGGGGCCATGGGCGCTCGATAACGATCGGCCACGAAGACAGCGACCAGCGCGATCGAGAAGAGACCCAGGAAGAGCCAGATGACGAAGGGGACTTGCCGCCGGAACCCCCAGGCTCCGACCACCGCAAGCGGAAGGAGGAGCCCAAAGGGGAATCCGAACGGGCCGGCCTTCCAGAAGAGAAGCGAGAGCAAGTGGGACCACTGGCGGAAGACGTAGGGGTCGACGTTTCGCGGAAGCTCGCGGGAGCAGAGGATCCGCGCTCCTTTCCGGCCGAGGTTCGCGAGGAATCCGGACGGCTCTCTTTTCAGGTAATTCGCGACCTTTCGATAGAAGAAGGCCTGCTGCTCGGAGCGCCGCTCGAACCCTTCCCGATGGGGGAGGGTCGTCAGCTTGGTCCAGTCCCAACCCGGCCGGGCCGTCAGCGTCTCGCAGATGTTCGGGTTGTTCCCGATGTAGAAG
The Candidatus Eisenbacteria bacterium genome window above contains:
- a CDS encoding tetratricopeptide repeat protein, producing the protein MLEERSAWPQIRGALAGPGARIAALLFLLAVAVRGLFLLEMASSPAFRIPLVDAETYDALARQLALGRHLSRDFFWQPPLYPLLLSLVYLVTGGSMLAAKMAQALLGGATCVLTYVLGHAILGRRAGAIAGVVVALYMPLVFFECDLLAAGLAAFWSLVLILLLMESGERPSFRVLLALGFCSALAVLTRPTFLPFVAAAGLWLALGAYRRAGARGAASRCAIAIFGFALAALPAAAVNATRMTGSFTILPSSGGINFYIGNNPNICETLTARPGWDWTKLTTLPHREGFERRSEQQAFFYRKVANYLKREPSGFLANLGRKGARILCSRELPRNVDPYVFRQWSHLLSLLFWKAGPFGFPFGLLLPLAVVGAWGFRRQVPFVIWLFLGLFSIALVAVFVADRYRAPMAPVLSILAAGGILRLIEMARARRTKALLASAASIAAVTLVSSLPGPFCEEKLDYAADLDLMLGIAHFQRAQVAADTTLAGQETRLAERYYRKSIAANPLLADGHSELGNLHFVSGRFKEAAESYVRALELRPDHGKALHSLGVLLFRAGKDNDAIDCFRRALALDPSFPRTYLFLGQALLHKGQIREAIGQIEKGLLLETDPDYRALAMSCLAEARARSGPSGP